One Tolypothrix bouteillei VB521301 DNA window includes the following coding sequences:
- the queG gene encoding tRNA epoxyqueuosine(34) reductase QueG — protein sequence MNRSPGTSSSSIKEKALSLGFHKVGIAAVTGVESTEIQRLRAWLALGYHADMEWMTNPKRQDIFSVMPEVRSVICVALNYYTPYQRPEGQEYAKISRYAWGRDYHKVMHKKLKALTMWLQEGSETVQARYYADTGPIQDKVWAQQAGIGWIAKNGNVITREYGSWVFLGEVLTNLELECDRPHTQHCGNCTRCIDACPTSAITKPFVLDANLCIAYHTIENRNEELPEEVKSNFHGWVAGCDICQDVCPWNQRFAKETDVSEFQPYPGNVAPKLVELAEISDRDWDQRFPASALRRIKPEMLRRNSRVNLDALKNKDEG from the coding sequence ATGAATCGATCCCCAGGAACAAGTAGCAGTTCGATTAAGGAGAAAGCCCTGAGTTTGGGATTTCATAAAGTGGGTATTGCTGCTGTAACCGGGGTTGAAAGTACGGAAATTCAGAGGTTAAGAGCATGGCTGGCGTTGGGTTATCACGCGGACATGGAATGGATGACTAACCCCAAGCGTCAGGATATTTTTAGTGTTATGCCAGAAGTCCGTTCCGTAATTTGTGTTGCTCTCAACTACTACACTCCATACCAGCGCCCTGAGGGACAAGAGTATGCCAAAATTTCCCGGTACGCTTGGGGAAGGGACTACCACAAGGTCATGCATAAAAAACTGAAAGCTTTAACAATGTGGCTGCAAGAAGGCTCGGAGACAGTGCAAGCCCGTTATTATGCAGATACTGGTCCGATTCAAGATAAAGTATGGGCGCAACAAGCTGGAATAGGTTGGATTGCTAAAAATGGTAACGTTATTACTCGCGAATACGGTTCTTGGGTTTTTTTGGGAGAGGTACTGACAAATCTAGAGTTGGAATGCGATCGCCCCCACACCCAACACTGCGGAAATTGCACTCGTTGTATCGACGCCTGTCCCACAAGTGCTATTACAAAGCCATTTGTGCTCGACGCTAACCTATGCATCGCTTACCATACGATTGAAAATCGGAATGAAGAATTACCTGAGGAAGTAAAATCTAATTTCCATGGCTGGGTTGCAGGTTGCGATATTTGCCAAGACGTTTGTCCTTGGAATCAGCGTTTTGCCAAAGAAACAGATGTGTCAGAGTTTCAGCCATACCCTGGGAATGTTGCACCAAAGCTGGTAGAATTGGCGGAAATATCAGATCGAGACTGGGATCAACGATTTCCAGCATCAGCTTTGCGTCGGATTAAGCCGGAAATGTTACGTCG
- a CDS encoding orange carotenoid protein N-terminal domain-containing protein, with product MTFSTDSAKSSFYSDLNYSTQTSDAVSSSIVVFKSLNIDDQLAVLWYAYVEMGRSITPAATGVARLQLAEGLLEQIKQMSHTEQLQVMRDLAGKRDTQVSRSYGILSNNTKLAFWYELSELMVKGFVVPMPPGYQLSRDGAKVLEALKQLDFGQQITVFRKVVADMGVDPLAD from the coding sequence ATGACATTCTCTACAGATTCAGCAAAAAGCAGCTTCTATAGCGATTTGAACTACAGCACTCAAACTAGTGATGCTGTTTCCTCCTCCATTGTTGTATTCAAGAGCTTAAATATAGATGACCAGCTAGCAGTACTTTGGTATGCTTACGTCGAAATGGGTCGTTCCATCACACCAGCAGCCACTGGTGTAGCGCGTTTACAGTTAGCAGAAGGTTTATTAGAGCAAATTAAGCAAATGTCTCATACCGAACAGTTGCAGGTAATGCGTGACCTGGCTGGAAAAAGAGACACACAAGTTTCCCGCTCTTACGGTATTTTAAGCAATAACACTAAGTTAGCTTTCTGGTACGAGCTATCAGAATTGATGGTAAAAGGTTTTGTAGTGCCCATGCCTCCAGGTTACCAGCTTTCTCGAGATGGTGCAAAGGTATTAGAAGCTCTCAAGCAACTAGACTTCGGTCAGCAAATTACAGTTTTCCGTAAAGTTGTAGCAGACATGGGCGTAGATCCCCTAGCTGACTAA